The following are from one region of the Fusarium verticillioides 7600 chromosome 1, whole genome shotgun sequence genome:
- a CDS encoding eukaryotic translation initiation factor 3 subunit D, translated as MADSLDYVKICESCPAGDGWGPAVTTETTLNGVPYAPFSKGDKLGRMADWTAEGKDRERGGRAQYNRNFRDQQVYGSSHAITFNAPPAEDESTFSVVSNVRDSTKSRYGRGAVFTRGRGQRGGQAGARGGRTQLQRGGAGAAGRQGYDRGGRNNAGRGGRRFGWKDYDKPARNRDASINVKAEWKLLEEIDFNRLAKLNLDTDEGEDIDDYGFLYHYDRSYDKQPVKGAEKKLTPIDRAAYNVTTSSDPVIQELAEKDEATIFATDSILSMLMCSPRSVYPWDIVISRQGNKIFLDKRDNAALDMVTVNENAADAPLDAADGSKDTINQPNALAEEATYINHNFTNQVVIESESSKVTMAHGNPFYNSSEDTDPPASKAYKYRRFDLSLNEEEPVHLVVRTEVDAVQRNAISGEDQHVSIHALNEFDSKAQGSGGALDWRSKLVTQRGAVVATEMKNNSCKLARWTVQSILASADVMKLGFVSRLTPRSNDKHVVLGVIGWKPRDFANQMNLSLSNGWGIVRTIADMCLSSESQDAKFVLVKDPNKSILRLYEVPAGSFDDDEEEEVEEPQGEEEQ; from the exons ATGGCTGACTCTCTCGACTACGTCAAGATCTGCGAAAGCTGCCCCGCCGGTGACGGTTGGGGTCCTGCAGTCACCACAGAGACTACCCTCAACGGCGTGCCATATGCGCCTTTCTCCAAGGGTGATAAGTTGGGACGCATGGCCGACTGGACTGCAGAGGGCAAGGACAGAGAGCGAGGTGGACGAGCACAGTACAACAGGAATTTCCGAG ATCAACAAGTCTATGGCTCTAGCCACGCCATCACCTTTAATGCCCCTCCCGCCGAGGACGAATCAACATTCTCAGTCGTTAGTAACGTCCGAGACTCGACAAAGTCAAGATACGGCCGCGGGGCCGTCTTCACTCGTGGCCGTGGCCAACGTGGAGGTCAGGCCGGTGCCCGGGGCGGACGAACCCAGCTTCAGAGAGGCGGCGCCGGCGCCGCTGGTCGACAGGGCTACGACCGGGGTGGTCGAAACAATGCTGGTCGTGGCGGTCGCCGCTTTGGCTGGAAGGATTATGATAAGCCTGCTCGTAACCGAGACGCCAGTATCAACGTCAAGGCCGAGtggaagcttcttgaggagatcgACTTCAACCGCCTGGCTAAGCTGAATCTTGACACCGACGAGGGTGAGGATATTGATGACTACGGCTTCCTCTACCACTATGACCGCTCTTACGACAAGCAGCCTGTCAAGGgtgccgagaagaagctcacaCCAATCGACCGTGCTGCCTACAACGTTACCACCTCATCCGACCCTGTAATCCAAGAGCTTGCCGAGAAGGACGAGGCAACTATCTTCGCCACGGATAGCATTTTGTCTATGCTGATGTGCTCTCCTCGATCCGTTTACCCCTGGGACATTGTCATCTCTCGACAGGGcaacaagatcttcttgGACAAGCGCGATAATGCCGCTCTTGATATGGTGACGGTCAATGAGAATGCCGCCGATGCTCCtctcgatgctgctgatggtaGTAAGgacaccatcaaccaacCCAACGCCCTTGCCGAGGAGGCCACCTACATCAACCATAACTTCACAAACCAGGTCGTCATCGAGAGCGAGTCGTCGAAGGTCACTATGGCTCACGGTAACCCCTTCTACAACTCCTCTGAGGATACCGACCCTCCTGCCAGCAAGGCCTACAAGTACCGACGCTTCGACCTTTCCCTCAACGAGGAGGAGCCTGTTCACCTCGTCGTCCGAACAGAGGTCGACGCCGTTCAAAGGAACGCCATCAGCGGCGAGGACCAGCACGTCAGCATCCATGCTCTCAACGAGTTTGACAGCAAGGCTCAGGGCAGCGGCGGCGCTCTTGACTGGCGAAGCAAGCTTGTTACCCAGCgtggtgctgttgttgcGACCGAGATGAAAAACAACAGTTGCAAGCTCGCCCGCTGGACAGTGCAGAGCATCCTCGCCAGCGCAGACGTGATGAAGCTTGG CTTTGTTTCCCGTCTCACCCCCCGCTCCAATGACAAGCACGTCGTATTGGGCGTTATCGGCTGGAAGCCCCGCGATTTCGCTAACCAGATGAACCTATCGCTCTCCAACGGTTGGGGTATTGTTCGCACTATCGCCGACATGTGCCTCAGCAGCGAGAGCCAAGATGCTAAGTTTGTCCTCGTCAAGGACCCGAACAAGTCTATCCTTCGTCTGTACGAGGTGCCTGCTGGCAGcttcgacgacgatgaggaggaggaggttgaggagcctcagggcgaggaggagcagtAG
- a CDS encoding dynamin GTPase: protein MAALGEDLLTTVNKLQDLVFNTIGSDSLDLPQIVVVGSQSAGKSSVLENIVGRDFLPRGAGICTRRPLILQLINVTEDENAPDPASDPYRSPGAARRSEWAEFHHIPNRRFNDFGDVKREIENETSRVAGNNKGINRQPINLKIYSPHVLNLTLVDLPGLTKVPIGDQPTDIEKQTRNLISEYIAKPNSIILAVSPANVDIVNSEALKLARHVDPLGRRTIGVLTKVDLMDHGTNALDILSGRVYPLKLGFIGVVNRSQQDIQGNKPMEDALQAEADFFKHHPAYRNISIRCGTHYLAKTLNTTLMGHIRERLPDIKARLNTLMGQTQQELASYGDMHFSGKEHRGSLILQQMTRFANSFISSIDGTSTEISTKELCGGARIYYIFNSVFGSALDTIDPTSNLSALDIRTAIRNSTGPRPSLFVPEMAFDLLVKPQIKLLEIPSQRCVELVYEELIKICHTCGSTELSRYPRLQAKLIETVSDLLRERLGPASSYVESLISIQRAYINTNHPNFLGAAAAMSNVVSAKQERERKRLIQEERERREKRRLQELEADGDGPENEDGVSGPSDKLEKTKSGRAKATKPPRSISPSLSVRENGTSSLAATMNATHLNGTLRSASPARLNQQGLGGARDSFLNYFFGKDGQTIGGPLPSPGAMPNMPNGRHISQNSETSFPIVRREREFARPSTATTMAPEDDLYDRTGKNYGLASQMVSSEDLQVPGLLFSHETNPHHQGESAEPAMTDREAMETELIRALISSYFNIVRESIADQVPKAVMHLLVNHCKDVVQNRLVSELYKESLFEELLYEDDGVKKEREKCERLLQTYREAAKIIGEVL from the exons atggctgctcttgGCGAGGATCTGCTCACCACAGTCAACAAGCTGCAAGACTTGGTTTTCAATACCATTGGCAGTGACTCTTTGGATCTCCCTCAGATT GTTGTTGTCGGTTCCCAATCTGCAGGCAAATCTTCTGTCCTTGAGAATATCGTCGGCCGAGATTTTCTACCGCGCGGAGCCGGCATCTGCACTCGTCGTCCCctgatccttcagctcatcaacgtTACCGAAGATGAAAACGCTCCCGACCCTGCAAGCGATCCTTATCGATCCCCCGGTGCTGCTCGCCGTTCCGAGTGGGCAGAGTTCCACCACATCCCCAACCGGAGGTTCAACGATTTTGGCGATGTAAAGCGCGAGATTGAGAACGAGACATCCCGAGTTGCCGGCAACAACAAGGGTATCAACCGACAACctatcaacctcaagattTACTCTCCTCATGTCCTTAACTTGACTCTGGTAGATCTGCCTGGACTGACCAAG GTCCCCATTGGCGACCAGCCTACcgatatcgagaagcagaCTCGAAACCTCATTTCAGAATATATTGCCAAGCCTAACAGTATTATCCTCGCCGTGTCTCCCGCCAACGTCGACATCGTTAACTCGGAAGCCCTTAAACTCGCCCGCCATGTTGACCCCCTTGGCCGAAGGACTATTGGTGTCTTGACAAAGGTCGACCTCATGGATCATGGCACAAACGCTCTAGATATTCTTTCGGGCCGCGTCTATCCTCTaaagcttggcttcatcggcgTGGTCAATCGATCGCAGCAGGATATTCAAGGAAACAAGCCTATGGAGGATGCTCTCCAGGCCGAGGCTGACTTTTTCAAGCATCATCCTGCCTATCGTAACATCTCCATTCGCTGTGGCACTCACTACCTGGCTAAGACCCTCAACACTACGCTAATGGGTCATATCCGTGAGCGTTTGCCCGACATCAAAGCCCGACTCAACACTCTTATGGGGCAGACGCAACAGGAGTTGGCCAGTTATGGTGACATGCATTTCAGTGGAAAGGAGCACCGTGGCTCTCTCATCCTTCAGCAAATGACGCGCTTCGCCAACTCTTTCATTTCTTCCATTGACGGTACCTCGACCGAGATTTCCACCAAGGAGTTATGTGGCGGGGCTCGTATTTACTACATTTTCAATTCTGTCTTCGGCAGCGCACTTGACACCATCGACCCTACATCTAACCTCTCCGCCCTTGATATCCGGACCGCTATTCGAAACTCCACTGGACCCCGACCCAGTCTTTTTGTGCCGGAAATGGCTTTCGATCTTCTGGTCAAGCCCCAGatcaagcttctggaaatTCCTAGTCAACGTTGTGTTGAACTTGTGTACGAAGAGCTGATCAAGATTTGCCACACTTGTGGCTCCACTGAGCTTTCACGATACCCCAGACTTCAGGCCAAGCTCATTGAGACGGTCTCAGACTTGCTCCGTGAGCGTCTTGGTCCTGCTTCATCATATGTCGAATCACTCATCTCTATCCAGCGCGCCTATATCAATACTAATCACCCTAACTTCCTCGGCGCAGCTGCCGCCATGAGTAACGTAGTCAGCGCAAAGCAGGAGcgagaaaggaaaaggctgatCCAGGAGGAGCGCGAGCGCAGAGAAAAGCGGCGTCTgcaggagcttgaggctgacgGTGATGGCCCTGAAAATGAGGACGGTGTCAGTGGCCCTTCTGATaagcttgagaagaccaagtcaggaagagcaaaggcCACGAAGCCTCCTCGAAGCATATCGCCTTCTCTTTCAGTCCGAGAGAACGGAACCTCCAGCCTTGCTGCCACTATGAACGCGACGCATTTAAATGGCACTCTTCGTTCAGCTTCACCTGCTCGACTCAACCAACAGGGACTCGGAGGTGCCCGAGATTCCTTCTTGAACTACTTTTTCGGCAAGGATGGCCAGACCATCGGCGGTCCGCTTCCAAGCCCTGGCGCCATGCCCAATATGCCCAACGGACGACATATCAGCCAAAACTCGGAGACTAGCTTCCCTATTGTGCGCCGGGAGAGGGAGTTTGCCCGGCCATCTACAGCGACAACAATGGCCCCCGAGGATGACTTGTACGATAGAACAGGGAAGAACTACGGCTTGGCATCCCAAATGGTAAGTTCCGAGGATCTACAGGTGCCCggtctcctcttctcacaCGAAACTAACCCCCACCACCAGGGTGAATCCGCGGAGCCAGCTATGACAGATCGCGAGGCTATGGAGACGGAGCTTATCCGAGCTCTAATCTCTTCCTACTTCAACATTGTTCGCGAGTCCATTGCCGACCAGGTCCCTAAAGCTGTTATGCACCTCCTCGTTAACCACTGTAAGGACGTCGTTCAGAACCGCCTTGTTAGCGAGCTCTACAAGGAATCTCTCTTTGAGGAGCTCCTTtacgaggatgatggcgtcaagaaggagcGCGAGAAGTGCGAGCGCCTGCTTCAAACCTATCGTGAGGCCGCTAAGATCATTGGTGAGGTGTTGTAG
- a CDS encoding dynamin GTPase, which translates to MAALGEDLLTTVNKLQDLVFNTIGSDSLDLPQIVVVGSQSAGKSSVLENIVGRDFLPRGAGICTRRPLILQLINVTEDENAPDPASDPYRSPGAARRSEWAEFHHIPNRRFNDFGDVKREIENETSRVAGNNKGINRQPINLKIYSPHVLNLTLVDLPGLTKVPIGDQPTDIEKQTRNLISEYIAKPNSIILAVSPANVDIVNSEALKLARHVDPLGRRTIGVLTKVDLMDHGTNALDILSGRVYPLKLGFIGVVNRSQQDIQGNKPMEDALQAEADFFKHHPAYRNISIRCGTHYLAKTLNTTLMGHIRERLPDIKARLNTLMGQTQQELASYGDMHFSGKEHRGSLILQQMTRFANSFISSIDGTSTEISTKELCGGARIYYIFNSVFGSALDTIDPTSNLSALDIRTAIRNSTGPRPSLFVPEMAFDLLVKPQIKLLEIPSQRCVELVYEELIKICHTCGSTELSRYPRLQAKLIETVSDLLRERLGPASSYVESLISIQRAYINTNHPNFLGAAAAMSNVVSAKQERERKRLIQEERERREKRRLQELEADGDGPENEDGVSGPSDKLEKTKSGRAKATKPPRSISPSLSVRENGTSSLAATMNATHLNGTLRSASPARLNQQGLGGARDSFLNYFFGKDGQTIGGPLPSPGAMPNMPNGRHISQNSETSFPIVRREREFARPSTATTMAPEDDLYDRTGKNYGLASQMGESAEPAMTDREAMETELIRALISSYFNIVRESIADQVPKAVMHLLVNHCKDVVQNRLVSELYKESLFEELLYEDDGVKKEREKCERLLQTYREAAKIIGEVL; encoded by the exons atggctgctcttgGCGAGGATCTGCTCACCACAGTCAACAAGCTGCAAGACTTGGTTTTCAATACCATTGGCAGTGACTCTTTGGATCTCCCTCAGATT GTTGTTGTCGGTTCCCAATCTGCAGGCAAATCTTCTGTCCTTGAGAATATCGTCGGCCGAGATTTTCTACCGCGCGGAGCCGGCATCTGCACTCGTCGTCCCctgatccttcagctcatcaacgtTACCGAAGATGAAAACGCTCCCGACCCTGCAAGCGATCCTTATCGATCCCCCGGTGCTGCTCGCCGTTCCGAGTGGGCAGAGTTCCACCACATCCCCAACCGGAGGTTCAACGATTTTGGCGATGTAAAGCGCGAGATTGAGAACGAGACATCCCGAGTTGCCGGCAACAACAAGGGTATCAACCGACAACctatcaacctcaagattTACTCTCCTCATGTCCTTAACTTGACTCTGGTAGATCTGCCTGGACTGACCAAG GTCCCCATTGGCGACCAGCCTACcgatatcgagaagcagaCTCGAAACCTCATTTCAGAATATATTGCCAAGCCTAACAGTATTATCCTCGCCGTGTCTCCCGCCAACGTCGACATCGTTAACTCGGAAGCCCTTAAACTCGCCCGCCATGTTGACCCCCTTGGCCGAAGGACTATTGGTGTCTTGACAAAGGTCGACCTCATGGATCATGGCACAAACGCTCTAGATATTCTTTCGGGCCGCGTCTATCCTCTaaagcttggcttcatcggcgTGGTCAATCGATCGCAGCAGGATATTCAAGGAAACAAGCCTATGGAGGATGCTCTCCAGGCCGAGGCTGACTTTTTCAAGCATCATCCTGCCTATCGTAACATCTCCATTCGCTGTGGCACTCACTACCTGGCTAAGACCCTCAACACTACGCTAATGGGTCATATCCGTGAGCGTTTGCCCGACATCAAAGCCCGACTCAACACTCTTATGGGGCAGACGCAACAGGAGTTGGCCAGTTATGGTGACATGCATTTCAGTGGAAAGGAGCACCGTGGCTCTCTCATCCTTCAGCAAATGACGCGCTTCGCCAACTCTTTCATTTCTTCCATTGACGGTACCTCGACCGAGATTTCCACCAAGGAGTTATGTGGCGGGGCTCGTATTTACTACATTTTCAATTCTGTCTTCGGCAGCGCACTTGACACCATCGACCCTACATCTAACCTCTCCGCCCTTGATATCCGGACCGCTATTCGAAACTCCACTGGACCCCGACCCAGTCTTTTTGTGCCGGAAATGGCTTTCGATCTTCTGGTCAAGCCCCAGatcaagcttctggaaatTCCTAGTCAACGTTGTGTTGAACTTGTGTACGAAGAGCTGATCAAGATTTGCCACACTTGTGGCTCCACTGAGCTTTCACGATACCCCAGACTTCAGGCCAAGCTCATTGAGACGGTCTCAGACTTGCTCCGTGAGCGTCTTGGTCCTGCTTCATCATATGTCGAATCACTCATCTCTATCCAGCGCGCCTATATCAATACTAATCACCCTAACTTCCTCGGCGCAGCTGCCGCCATGAGTAACGTAGTCAGCGCAAAGCAGGAGcgagaaaggaaaaggctgatCCAGGAGGAGCGCGAGCGCAGAGAAAAGCGGCGTCTgcaggagcttgaggctgacgGTGATGGCCCTGAAAATGAGGACGGTGTCAGTGGCCCTTCTGATaagcttgagaagaccaagtcaggaagagcaaaggcCACGAAGCCTCCTCGAAGCATATCGCCTTCTCTTTCAGTCCGAGAGAACGGAACCTCCAGCCTTGCTGCCACTATGAACGCGACGCATTTAAATGGCACTCTTCGTTCAGCTTCACCTGCTCGACTCAACCAACAGGGACTCGGAGGTGCCCGAGATTCCTTCTTGAACTACTTTTTCGGCAAGGATGGCCAGACCATCGGCGGTCCGCTTCCAAGCCCTGGCGCCATGCCCAATATGCCCAACGGACGACATATCAGCCAAAACTCGGAGACTAGCTTCCCTATTGTGCGCCGGGAGAGGGAGTTTGCCCGGCCATCTACAGCGACAACAATGGCCCCCGAGGATGACTTGTACGATAGAACAGGGAAGAACTACGGCTTGGCATCCCAAATG GGTGAATCCGCGGAGCCAGCTATGACAGATCGCGAGGCTATGGAGACGGAGCTTATCCGAGCTCTAATCTCTTCCTACTTCAACATTGTTCGCGAGTCCATTGCCGACCAGGTCCCTAAAGCTGTTATGCACCTCCTCGTTAACCACTGTAAGGACGTCGTTCAGAACCGCCTTGTTAGCGAGCTCTACAAGGAATCTCTCTTTGAGGAGCTCCTTtacgaggatgatggcgtcaagaaggagcGCGAGAAGTGCGAGCGCCTGCTTCAAACCTATCGTGAGGCCGCTAAGATCATTGGTGAGGTGTTGTAG